One Thalassospira marina DNA window includes the following coding sequences:
- a CDS encoding DUF3426 domain-containing protein, protein MIITCPECSKKYSVKAESIGPKGRTVRCKNCGNSWHQDPPGGKPAAPAAPAPSPAREAAPSSFDDAMSQSNDFGSSQYDGDVDAGFEGADRIPDPPPFPRQLANNDDAAPKSKKGIIGWIVLILIIAGVGAGAFFAKDTLITLWPPIAKVYSMVGLEVPHVGEGLDIKEMPPTREEEDGVDVLVVRAEIVNVSSIDRPLPYLLIELLDPLDRVVQRKKVALIYDQEAAQTEPGMPIQEQILPVGKTLNVETKIRKPNPTATRLQVTFLDPREAVDQ, encoded by the coding sequence ATGATCATAACTTGCCCAGAATGTTCTAAAAAATACTCTGTAAAGGCCGAGTCAATTGGCCCGAAAGGCAGAACTGTACGCTGCAAAAATTGCGGCAACAGCTGGCATCAGGATCCTCCGGGGGGGAAACCTGCCGCACCGGCTGCGCCGGCACCATCGCCAGCACGGGAAGCAGCACCGTCATCCTTTGACGATGCCATGTCCCAAAGCAACGATTTTGGCAGCAGCCAGTATGATGGCGATGTTGATGCCGGGTTTGAAGGGGCTGACCGTATTCCCGATCCGCCGCCCTTTCCGCGGCAACTGGCAAATAATGACGATGCTGCCCCGAAATCGAAAAAGGGCATTATCGGCTGGATCGTTCTGATTCTGATCATTGCAGGTGTTGGCGCCGGGGCCTTTTTTGCCAAGGACACGCTGATCACTTTGTGGCCGCCGATTGCCAAGGTTTATTCCATGGTCGGGCTTGAAGTGCCGCATGTGGGCGAAGGCCTTGATATCAAGGAAATGCCACCAACCCGTGAAGAAGAAGACGGCGTTGATGTGCTGGTGGTACGTGCGGAAATCGTCAATGTCAGCAGCATTGACCGCCCGCTTCCCTATTTGCTGATCGAACTGCTTGATCCGCTTGATCGTGTGGTTCAGCGCAAAAAGGTCGCCCTGATTTACGATCAGGAAGCCGCGCAGACCGAACCGGGCATGCCGATCCAGGAACAGATTTTGCCGGTTGGCAAAACCCTGAATGTGGAAACCAAAATCCGCAAACCGAACCCGACAGCAACGCGCCTTCAGGTCACCTTCCTTGACCCGCGTGAAGCCGTCGATCAATAA
- the ftsE gene encoding cell division ATP-binding protein FtsE encodes MNEVVSFRNVGVRYESGPEVLRELNFSLTRGSFHFLTGASGAGKSTLMRLLYLALRQTRGEITIFGRDNIRIPREELPAIRRKIGVVFQDFRLINHLTTFENVALPLRVAGVEDLQIRKNVTELLEWVGLGDQINAVPSRLSGGQQQRVAIARAVISRPALLLADEPTGNVDDRIAMRLLYLFEELNKLGTTVLIATHNRHLIRRFGHKHWLLEGGTIHDLDHRPQA; translated from the coding sequence GTGAACGAAGTCGTCAGTTTCCGCAATGTCGGGGTCCGGTATGAATCGGGGCCGGAAGTTCTGCGTGAACTGAATTTTTCCCTGACACGCGGTAGTTTCCACTTTCTGACCGGGGCATCGGGTGCGGGCAAATCCACGCTGATGCGCCTGCTTTATCTGGCACTGCGCCAGACACGCGGCGAAATTACCATTTTTGGCCGCGACAATATTCGCATCCCGCGCGAGGAATTACCGGCGATCCGGCGCAAAATTGGCGTGGTGTTTCAGGATTTTCGCCTGATCAACCATTTGACCACCTTTGAAAATGTTGCCCTGCCGTTACGTGTTGCCGGGGTCGAGGATTTGCAGATCCGCAAAAACGTGACCGAACTTCTGGAATGGGTGGGCCTTGGCGACCAGATCAACGCGGTGCCATCGCGCCTGTCAGGCGGGCAGCAGCAGCGCGTTGCCATTGCGCGCGCCGTGATCAGCCGCCCGGCCCTGCTGCTGGCCGATGAACCAACAGGCAATGTCGATGACCGCATCGCCATGCGCCTGCTGTACCTGTTCGAAGAACTCAACAAGCTGGGCACCACCGTATTGATCGCCACCCATAACCGCCACCTGATCCGCCGGTTCGGGCACAAACACTGGCTGCTTGAAGGTGGCACCATCCACGACCTTGACCATCGCCCGCAGGCTTAG
- a CDS encoding cell division protein FtsX: protein MAFRSRPSHLPLENDSSSRFLPSIVALMVALLTFSIVGLAVLHDTVGRWASQIDGSLTIQVPPTGLSQLEPDQREAALEDRVQSIIDAVTGQPGVARIAELSPDKMAELLEPWLGPNEMISDLPIPRIIEITPESGFDFSVLEATVSRTAPEAVLDDHRIWLERISDVAVSVEMALIALIGVLFAATILSVFFATRSGLSIHRSIIELLHLIGAADGYIARQFARHTMRLAFLGSLIGIGIALPVSILIGYLGLRAGWQIPENLHLPLFFVLVLMVPVAISTVAWFTAKRTVLRVLRRML, encoded by the coding sequence ATGGCATTCCGTTCACGTCCCTCGCATTTGCCCCTTGAGAACGACTCCTCAAGCCGGTTTTTGCCCAGTATCGTTGCGCTGATGGTGGCATTGCTGACATTTTCGATTGTCGGCCTTGCCGTACTGCACGATACCGTGGGGCGCTGGGCCAGCCAGATCGATGGCAGCCTGACCATTCAGGTGCCGCCAACCGGCCTGTCGCAGCTTGAACCCGACCAGCGCGAAGCAGCCCTTGAAGACCGGGTGCAGTCGATCATTGATGCCGTAACCGGCCAGCCCGGTGTTGCCCGCATTGCCGAGCTAAGCCCCGATAAAATGGCGGAACTGCTGGAGCCATGGCTGGGCCCCAATGAAATGATCAGCGATTTGCCGATCCCGCGTATCATTGAAATCACACCGGAAAGCGGTTTTGATTTCAGCGTGCTTGAAGCGACTGTTTCGCGCACTGCGCCGGAAGCCGTGCTTGATGACCACCGCATCTGGCTGGAACGCATCAGCGATGTTGCCGTTTCGGTGGAAATGGCGCTGATCGCGCTGATTGGCGTTTTGTTTGCCGCCACCATCCTGTCGGTGTTTTTTGCCACCCGTTCGGGCCTGTCCATTCACCGGTCCATCATCGAATTGCTGCATCTGATTGGCGCGGCCGATGGCTATATTGCCAGGCAGTTTGCCCGCCATACCATGCGCCTGGCCTTTTTGGGCAGCCTGATTGGCATTGGCATTGCCCTGCCGGTTTCCATACTGATTGGCTATCTTGGCCTGCGTGCCGGATGGCAAATTCCCGAGAACCTGCATTTGCCGTTGTTTTTTGTGCTGGTGCTGATGGTGCCTGTGGCGATTTCAACGGTTGCCTGGTTCACCGCCAAGCGCACGGTGCTGCGGGTGTTACGGCGGATGCTATAA
- a CDS encoding YdcF family protein, whose amino-acid sequence MKRTRTAPRTVQNRRRSRRARFLISTLIMLAVVWTFGFFWYVSQIPDRVANPYQKTDAIVVLTGGSERLSEGRRLLNRHLAKKLFISGVYRGVEVDELLSAGNADPDLVACCIVLGHIAENTRGNAIETATWVYKQGYRSLRIVTANYHMPRSLLEFHNLMPDVEIVAHPVFPENVKVDDWWRWPGSAALISSEYNKYLFAALRNKILEWFPAARQSLPPAPDEKPDNNQLSAANPVNLTNPNSGEAALPQHDEDNAVFMPATEPSVVPSALPSTLSSPLPDQAGRG is encoded by the coding sequence ATGAAAAGAACCCGAACCGCCCCCCGAACGGTCCAGAACCGTCGTCGGTCGCGCCGCGCGCGTTTCCTGATTTCCACGCTGATCATGCTGGCTGTTGTCTGGACATTCGGCTTTTTCTGGTATGTCTCACAAATCCCGGACCGGGTGGCGAACCCCTATCAGAAAACCGATGCCATTGTCGTTTTGACCGGCGGCAGCGAACGGCTTAGCGAAGGTCGCCGCCTGCTTAATCGCCATCTGGCAAAAAAGCTTTTTATTTCCGGGGTCTATCGCGGGGTCGAGGTTGATGAACTGCTAAGTGCTGGCAATGCCGACCCGGACCTTGTCGCCTGCTGCATCGTTTTGGGCCACATTGCCGAAAACACACGTGGCAATGCCATTGAAACTGCCACATGGGTTTACAAACAGGGTTATCGCAGCCTGCGCATCGTTACGGCGAATTACCATATGCCGCGATCGCTGCTGGAATTCCACAATCTGATGCCCGATGTCGAAATTGTCGCCCATCCGGTTTTCCCGGAAAATGTCAAAGTCGATGACTGGTGGCGCTGGCCCGGAAGTGCCGCGCTGATTTCGAGCGAATATAACAAGTATCTGTTTGCAGCCCTGCGCAACAAAATACTGGAATGGTTCCCCGCAGCACGGCAAAGCCTGCCACCCGCGCCGGATGAAAAGCCCGATAATAACCAGCTTTCGGCGGCAAACCCGGTAAACCTGACGAACCCGAATTCTGGCGAGGCAGCCCTGCCGCAGCATGACGAAGACAATGCCGTTTTCATGCCCGCAACCGAACCATCTGTCGTGCCTTCTGCCCTGCCATCGACCCTGTCGTCTCCCCTGCCCGATCAGGCCGGGCGCGGTTAA
- a CDS encoding lysophospholipid acyltransferase family protein gives MSTIRALIFNILFFGGTAVECLVLWPFLFFGPKIGQKTGRFWCKWVQWLLKYTVKLEPRVVGEQYLPEGPCILVSKHQSAWETLTFHTLLHDPAYILKKELIKIPVFGLFLKYSGQIPVDRSAGGSALKEMIKGVDRALKRDARVVIFPEGTRTPPGSDRPYHPGVFALYKAFPNVPMIPVALNSGMFWGRAKFMKYSGKVTLEYLPPMEPGLDRKTFMREIKRRIDERTRELEKFAQTEFNLPAPPATPGIDDTPAPASNADTTDNKGQTPA, from the coding sequence ATGAGCACAATTCGTGCCCTGATTTTCAACATCCTGTTTTTTGGCGGCACCGCGGTCGAGTGCCTTGTTCTGTGGCCGTTTCTGTTTTTTGGCCCGAAAATTGGCCAGAAGACCGGCCGTTTCTGGTGCAAATGGGTGCAGTGGCTGCTGAAATACACTGTCAAACTGGAACCGCGCGTGGTGGGTGAACAATACCTGCCCGAAGGGCCGTGCATTCTGGTTTCCAAACACCAGTCCGCTTGGGAAACCCTGACCTTCCATACCCTGTTGCATGACCCGGCCTATATCCTGAAAAAGGAACTGATCAAGATCCCGGTTTTTGGTCTTTTCCTTAAATATTCCGGCCAGATCCCGGTGGACCGTTCTGCCGGTGGGTCCGCGCTTAAAGAAATGATCAAGGGTGTTGACCGCGCATTGAAACGCGATGCCCGCGTCGTCATTTTCCCGGAAGGCACCCGCACCCCGCCGGGTTCGGACCGCCCCTATCACCCTGGCGTTTTTGCCCTTTACAAGGCATTTCCCAATGTCCCGATGATCCCGGTTGCGCTTAATTCCGGCATGTTCTGGGGCCGGGCGAAATTTATGAAATATAGCGGCAAGGTGACGCTGGAATACCTGCCACCGATGGAACCGGGGCTGGATCGCAAAACATTCATGCGCGAAATCAAACGCCGTATTGATGAACGCACCCGCGAGCTGGAAAAATTCGCCCAGACCGAATTCAACCTGCCTGCCCCGCCTGCAACCCCTGGCATTGATGATACACCGGCCCCTGCCAGCAACGCCGATACCACCGATAACAAAGGCCAGACACCGGCCTGA